GACAACGGCCCCTTCAGGAAGGCAGAGGGCGGCATCTTCAACGAAGACGCTGTCGGGGTAATCTTCCAATGCGTCAAGCAGCGTGACCTCTGCACCTGTAGAGCGCAGGGCGGCGACATAGTCGGCATGATGCTGAGCAAAGAGCGCAAGATCGGGTGTGCCTGTATCCACAGCGCGCAGGCCTTTGATGATGCTTTGCGACGGTTGGCGTGAGATCGCATGTGAAAAGGTATATGAGCGTGACATGAGGCGCCTTTAACTGCGGGATTGTTTTGGTATGCGGTTTTCCAGATAGCGGAACCCGAGGACAAGAATGCCTGTGAGGCAGAGATAGATTGCTGCAACAAAGAGCAATGGCTCATATATTTTGTATGTTTCCTGCCGCACGATAGACCCGATGCCATAGACCTCAAAGACTGTGATGGTCGCTGCAAGCGGTGTGGCTTTGAGCGTGAGGATAAATTCGCCCGTGAGGGTCGGGAATGTGTTTTGTAAGGCGCGAGGCAGCCAGACGCGGCGGAGCACTTGGAAGGGGCTCATGCCGATGGCTCGCGCGGCCTCAAGTTCGCCTTTGGGGACACCACGGAAGGCTCCGCGCATGATCTCGCCCTCATAGCCTGCTACGGACAAGGAAAACGCCAGAACCGCGTAGGGGAAGGCATCGCGCAACACAGGCCAGAGGAAGCTCTCGCGGATACCGGGTATCGAGGGAAAGAGCGAGCCGACGCCGTAGTAAATCAGCCAGAGCTGAATGAGCAGAGGCGTGCCGCGGATCACTGTTGTGAAGGCACGCGCAAGCCAAGCGAGCGGTCGTGGGCCTGTGACCTGCACAAGGCCAATTGGGATCGCCAGAGACATGCCGATCAGGATCGACCAGAACAAGAGCTGCAGGGTAAGCCAGAGGCCTTCTGCGAAGCGCGGGAGATACTCGGGGAGCCATGACCAATCCATATGCTTAACTCTGACTTGGCTGACCGCGGCGGAAGTGCCGCTCGATCAGAGCAAAGACGCCCGTGGAGGCGAGAGAGAGCGCGAGGTAGAGTACGGCTGCGGCCATATAAAACATGAAGTAAGACTTTGTTGCGCCTGCGGCCTGCTTGGTTTCAAGCGCAAGCTCAGAAAAGCCGACGACCGCAAGCAGAGCGGTTTCTTTGGTGGCGATGAGCCAGAGATTGGCAAGACCCGGCAGGGCGAAAGGGATCATGGCTGGCAATATGATACGCCAGTGTGACTTGAAGGCTGACATCCCGATCGCGCGCGCGGCTTCGATTTGCCCAAAGGGCACAGCGAGAAATGCGCCGCGCAGAACTTCTGTAGAGTAAGCGCCTTGAACAAAACCAATAACATAGATGCCGGCCCAAAGGCCTGAAATATCCATGCGCTCAAACCCCATTGAGGTGAGCGCCATATTAAGCAGGTCTGTGCCGAGGTAATAGAGAAGGAGGATCAGAACGAGTTCGGGCACGGCCCGAATAACAGTCGTGTAGACTGTGAGTGCGCCGCGCAAGACGGGACCACCGTAGATTTTTCCGAAGGCTCCGAAGAGGCCAAGGGCTAGCCCAAGAGCATAAGCGCCAAGCGCAATCTGGAACGTGCTCCAAAGCCCGCGCAGCAAGTTGCCGCCCCATCCGGGGGGCGAAAGGGCCAAGAGTTCGAGCGCGTTTTCCATGAAGTCCGATCAGATAAAAAAGTGCGCGGCAGAAGACACCGCCGCGCACACAGGGCGTTTAGCCGCCGTAAATGTCAAAGTCGAAGAACTTTTTGCCGATGGCGTCATATGTGCCATCTTCGCGGATCTGTTTGATCGCTGCGTTAAACTTCGCGGCCAGTCCTGTGTCTTCTTTGCGCATGCCAACACCGACGCCAGGTCCGAAGACTTCTTCGTCGTTGAGTTCTGCTTTCACTTCCATGTCTGGAGCGCTTGCAAGGTAATCTGCGAAGGCAATTGAGTCGCCAACAACGGCGTCAACACGGCCTGCTGTCAGGTCTTGGTTGTGCTCATCAAACGTGCTGTAGGTTTTGATTTCTGTGCCATCAAAGTGCTTTTCGGCATAGTTTTGGTGAATTGTCGAAACTTGCACGCCTACGATTTTGCCCGCAAGGCTATCTGGGCCGATGTCCATGGACTTTGGCGCCACCAGAACGGCGGGTGTGTTGTAATATTTATCGGAGAAGTTGATTGTCTCCATACGCTCGGCTGTGATTGACATTGACGCAACGATCGCGTCGATTTTGCCTGCGAGAAGAGCCGGGATGATGCCGTCCCATGCTACGTCAACGACGACGCATTCTTCTTCCATCGCTGCACAAAGAGCGTTTTTGAGATGGACTTCAAAACCTTCCCATTCGCCTGCAGCGTTCTTTGCTGTGAAGGGTGGGTAGGCTTCGGCGGCGAAACCGATTTTGATTTCGGCTGTGGCTGCTGTTGCCGTGAGGGCCAGAGCGGCAACTGTGCCAAGGATTGATTTAAGTTTCATTTTAGTCTCCCGTTTTTTTGTTGGTTAGTGAGTTGTTTGAATGAACGAGGCAAAACGTTCACTGCTGGGGTTCGTGAAGATGGTTTCTGGCGCGCCGCGTTCTTCGACGCGGCCTTCGTGCAGATAAACCACCTCTGACGATACATCGCGCGCAAATCGCATTTCATGCGTCACGAGGATCATGGTGCGGCCTTCTTCGGCAAGACCACGAATAACTTTGAGCACTTCGCCGACAAGCTCAGGATCAAGCGCCGATGTCGGCTCGTCAAAGAGCATAACTTTGGGCTCCATCGCCACGGCGCGCGCGATGGCGGCGCGCTGTTGTTGGCCTCCAGACAGAAACGCTGGATATTGCTCGCGTTTGTCATAAAGCCCGACGCGCTCAAGAATACCTTCAGCGCGCTCGCGGGCCTCGGCTTTGGGCACTCCAAGTACCTGCACTTGACCTTCCATGACGTTTTGCAACACGGTCATATGCTGCCAAAGATTGAAGCTTTGAAAGACCATGCCAAGTTGAGAGCGCAGCCGCGCGACTTGTTTCTTGTCCGATGGCACGCGGTCTTTTCCGCTGCCTTTGAATTTTACGTCTTCGCCCGAGAGGCGGATCGTGCCCGCGGTGGGAAGTTCCAGAAGGTTTATGCAGCGCAAAAATGTGCTTTTGCCCGACCCAGAGGAGCCAACAATTGAGACGACATCGCCTTCACGCGCGGTCATGGACACACCTTTGAGGACCTCTAGGTCTCCAAATGATTTGTGCAAGTCTTCTACTTCTAGCGTGGCAGCCGTGGTGTTTTTGTTTGATTTATCGGTCATGCGCTTTTTATTGATCTCCCCGTACGGCCCCGCGATAGACAGAGAATCTCTTGGCCGCAACGATCCGAGCTTAGTTTCTTGGGGTCAATTGGCAATCTTTTTCTTAATTTCAGCTGGTTGCCCTTTGGGAACCGCCTAGAAACTGCGGGGCGCGAGGCCAGCTTCAAACCAGCTCACTAAGCTGTAAATTGAATAGACGGGGAGCCCCGTTGCTTCCGCAACAGCGGCGGCATAGGGCGGCATGTTGGTACATTCGAGCACAAGTGCGCCTACGTGAGGGTGCGCGGCGCAAAGCTGTTTTGCGGCGGCGGTGATTTCGGCTTTTGAGGCGTCAACGTCAAGCTCAGGCTTGTTGCCAAGGATAGCAGTGCTAAATGCACCGTCGTCTGTGCCGATGATCGGGGTGTCGAGGGGTGCGCCCGCAGCTTTTAGGTGGGCGGCTGTCAGGCTTTCGGCTGAAATGGTGAGTACTGCGGCACACTTGCCTGAGGGCAAAAGAGCGTTGATGGTTGGAATTTGCATGAGCGAGGATGTTGCGACAGGGACGCCTAGCGCGGACTTGAGATCGTCTTGCAGGAGCGACAGGAACCCACAGGTTGTTGTGATTCCTGTGCAGCCGTTGGCAATGAGCTTTTGGCCTGCTTCAATGAAGGCGTTGAGCATTTGGGTTGGGTCGCCTTTGACAATCGCGTCAGGGGTTGCGCCTTTGACCACCTCGTAGCGCACGTGAAAGGGCCAGCTTTCCGGATTGCCGATGTCGCCCAAGATGCGTGGAAACGCTGTGTCGAGCAGTAGGATTCCGAGGCGCGGTTTTATCTGCTGTTCTGGCTGTGTCATTTGGCCCTCATTTTGGGTTCTGGCCGTTCTGGGCGCTGGATAACTTTGCTTAGCTGGGCGTTTGGTAGGGCTCAAGCTCCTTGAGAAGCAGCTCAAGGAAATCCTTTGCCGTTTGGGACAGCGGGCGCGTCGCCGAAGTGATGACGGCCATATCCATGTTGATGGCTGGTTCAAAGGCGCGTGAGACAAAACGGGGATCGAAGTCGTGCTCAAGCACGAAGGGGTCAAGCAAAGACACGCCCATACCTTCTTTTACAAAACTCAGCAGATTCTTGAAAAGATGTGAGTGCACGCGTGTGCGCATTGGAATGCCGGCATCGGCGAAAGCCTCGCGTAGGCGGCGGTGCGTCATGTGATCAGGCCCCATGGCTATAATGGGCGTATCGCCGAGCAATTCGGGTGTCAAAACATCATACTGCGCGAGCGGATCGTCGCGATGAATTGCGAGGCGAGTTTGGACATGAAGCGGATAGACCGTGAGTGTGTCATAGAGCAGAGGGCGCTCGCATATCCCGATTTCAAAAAGTCCAGATGTGACCCATTCCTGAATTTTGGTCGAATACTGGGACTGAAACGAGATGTTCATATCAGGTCGGTCTTTGGCGAATTTTGCGATGACCGCTGGAATAAAGCCAAATGACATCGAGTGTTGCGACGCGACTTGGAGCTGACCCGCTTGCTTGTTTTGCAAATCAACGACTGTTTGGGTGACGTGGTCGAGGCCGCGCACGACGGTATCGATTTCGCGGAAGAGCATCGCCGCTTCGGGCGTTTGTACAAGGCGGCCATGTACACGCTCAAAAAGTGGCAGGCCTGTTTGGCGCTCGAGCTGAGCTAAGAGATTCGAAATTCCTGGCTGAGAAATCCCAAGTGCTTCGGCGGCGCCTGTTACGGTCCCGCTTTCGACGATGGCATGGAAGGCTTGAAGTTGTCTGAATCTAAGGCGCATGCAAATACAGTATAATAAAAAGTTATGTGAAGGCTATTTAATTGTATTTGAAATGATGCAGGGGACTCCGCATGCTAAATCCAGCGATAGGGGAACGCGTAATGAAGTCAGAGCACATTGTGATTGTCGGAGCTGGGATCGTTGGCGCTGCCAGTGCGATATGGCTGCGGCGCGCAGGCAAGGAAGTTACGCTGATTGATAAGGGCGAGCCAGGAATGGGAGCGTCTTATGGCAACGGCTGTATTTTGGCCAGTTCCTCTGTTGTGCCTGTTACAGGGCCGGGTTTGCTCCGCAAGGCGCCAGCTTATCTGGCCGATCCGAATTTTCCATTGTTCATGCGTTGGAGCTACCTCCCAAAACTTGTGCCTTGGCTTGTGCGTTATATGAGCCATGCGAATGCTGGCGATACGCGTCGGATCAGCCAAGGTTTGACCACTATTGTCGGGGACAGCCTTGAGCAACATCAGGCCCTGACGCATGGGACAGACGCCTCCAAATGGGTGTGCGAGTCCGACTATTCCTTTGTTTATAAAGACCGTGCAGCCTTTGACGCAGATGCCTTTAGCTGGAAGCTGCGCGCCGAGGCGGGCTTTGTGCCTGAGCTTGTGGAGGGGGACGAAGTCCATGAGCGGGAACCAATCCTGAGCGAAGCGGCGGGACTTCTTGCTGTCATGAAAAATCATGGGTTCATTCTCAACCCCGGCTCATATGTGAAAGATCTCGTGGCGCTTCTGGAGCAGCTGGGCGGGCGCTTTGTGCAGGCCGAAGTGAAAGATTTTGATGTGAGCGGTGGCGCGGTGTCAGCTGTAGAAACAACCGAGGGACGCTTTGAATGTGACAAGGCTGTGATCGCTTCGGGTGTCTGGTCCAAGCCGTTGATGGGCAAGCTTGGTATCAGCGTGCCGCTTGAGGCCGAGCGGGGATATCACATTGTTTACAAAGGGCCGAGCGAAGTCCCAAACAACCCGATGATGTTGGCTGAGGGCAAATTTGTTGCAACAGCTATGAATCAGGGGCTACGCTGCGCTGGCATCGTTGAATTTGGCGGGCTGACAGAGGAGCGTTCCAAAGCGCCTCTCGCTCTGCTGCGCAAAAAAGTGAAAGCGTTTTTTCCAAGGCTTGAAGCCGACGGAGAAGAAGAGTGGCTTGGCTTTCGACCTGCCCCTACCGACAGCTTGCCGCTGATTGGTGAGGTTGGAACGAGCGGTGTTTTTGCCGCGTTTGGCCATCACCACATTGGCCTGACAGGTGGGCCAAAGACGGGTCGGCTTGTGGCTGACATGATTACGGGGCAGCATTCTAACAATGATATGCGCCCCTTTCAGCCTATGCGCTTTGCTAAGGGCTAAACAAACCAAGAAACTGAAGAAACCAAAGGGAGAAAAGACAATGAAGACACTGACACATAAATTGAGCACTGCTGCGGCGAGTGTTGCTTTGGCGATTGCGGCGAATGCTGCTTCGGCAGAAAAGTGGGATATGCCAATGGCGTATGCCGCGAGCAACTTCCACTCTGAAATGGGCGTCGTGTTTGCTGATAAAGTACGAGAGTACACGGGCGGCGAGATCGACATTACGGTTCATCCAGGCGGCTCACTGTTTAAGGGCGGCGAAATCAAACGCGCAGTCCAGACAGGGCAAGCGCCAATCGGCGAACGCTTTATGAGTGCTCACGCGAACGAAGCACCGCTTTTGGGCTGGGACAACGTGCCGTTTATTGCCACAAACTACGCGGACAACGAAAAGCTCTGGGCGGCCGCGAAAGACAAAGTAAACGGGCAGCTTGCGGAGCAAAACCTTGTCACGCTTTATACCTGTGCATGGCCGGGGCAGGGCTTTTACTTCAAGAAGCCAGTGGCGTCTTCTGCCGATACGCAGGGCGTAAAATTCCGCTCTTATAACACAGCGACAGCGACATTTGCCGAAGAGCTCGGAATGATTCCTGTTCAGGTTGAAGCTGCAGAACTGAGCCAAGCTTTGGCGACTGGTGTTGCCGAGGCGTTCATTTCGTCAGGTTCGACAGGCTATGACCGCAAAGTCTGGGAAACGCTGACCCACTACTACAAAGTCAACGCCTGGCACCCACGTAACTATGTGATGGTAAACAAAGGTGTTTGGGATGGGCTGAGCGCAGATATGCAGGCCTCTGTTCAAAAAGCGGCGGACGAAACCGGCGTGGCCTGTAATGCCAAATCTGCAAGTCTGGCGGACTGGTATTTTGAACAGCTCGAAGCCAATGGCATGGTCGTTGAAGATGCTGCGCCTGAGTTCCTCGCGGAGCTTCAAAAAATTGGCGCGAAGATGCAAAGTGACTGGGTGGCCGAAGCGGGTGCTGATGCCCAAGCCATTCTCGATGCATATAACGCAAACTAAAAACGTAAGCTAAGCTTGGGTGGCCTCATCGTACGCAGTGCGGTGAGGCTGCTAAACCTTATAAATAAATAAAAAAGGGGGAGGGTCATGAGAGATTGGCAAGCGTTTCTGGGGCTGCCTTTATGGGTCTGGCTCTTTGTTTTTCCGACAGTTTTGGCGCTCTATTGCTTGTGGAAAGGCCCGTCTGCGGCGCGGATGTTGCAGCCTTTGTGGCGCGTGCTAGATAAAATTTACGCGTTCGCGGGCGCTGTGGCTGCTGTCTTTATGGTGGCCATCCTTTTGCTGATCATTGGTCAGATGGTTGCCCGATGGTCCAATGTTACCTTCCCAGGATCAACGGAATATGCAGGCTACGCCATGGCCGCGACCTCGTTTTTTGCGCTTGCTTATACGCTGACGCAAGGTGCGCACATCAGGGTTTCGATTTTTCTCAACCTCAATGCGTTTACCAAATTCTGGCTTGATGCGCTTGCGATGTGGATTGCTGCGGTGACGGCAACATATTTTGCGCGCTATGCCATCAAGACCAACATTATGTCTGAGATGTTGAATGACCGCACACAGGGGCAGGACTTTACGCCCGAGTGGCTGATCACGTTCTTCTCGATGTTTGCGACCTCGCCGCTGAAGTGGGGCGAGCTTTGGGCGAACTCAGCTGAGGGCTGGGTTTACACGCCTGTCTGGCTGCCACAGTTGCCGATGTCGATCGGAACCGTGCTTTTGGCGGTTGCGATCTGGGACTATCTCACACGCCTGCTTTGCTATCGCGAAACACAAATTCATGGAGAGGTTCTAGAATGAGCGAACTTTACGCCACAGTTATTTTCCTCTTCGTTCTCTTTGCGCTTTTGGGGGGCTCTGTCTGGATCGGGCTTGCTCTTATGGGTGTCGCTTGGGTTGGCATGGAGCTGTTCACAATGCGCCCCGCAGGCGACGCGATGATCACAACGATCTGGTCGGGTGCTTCAAGCTGGACGCTTACGGCGCTGCCGCTCTTTATTTGGATGGGCGAAATCCTGTATCGAACACGATTATCCGAGGACATGTTCCGAGGGCTTGCGCCTTGGATGCGCTATTTGCCAGGGGGACTGCTGCATACGAATATCGCAGGCTGCACCATTTTTGCGGCTGTCTCGGGCTCTTCGGCTGCAACGCTCAATATGGTTGGCAAGATGTCGATCCCCGAGTTGCGCGAGCGCGGCTACCCTGAGTTCATGATTATTGGGACGCTTGCGGGCGCTGCCACCTTGGGGCTGATGATCCCGCCGTCTCTCACGCTGATTGTTTATGGCGTGACGATCAATGAAAGCATCACCAAGCTGTTTATGGCAGGTGTCTTTCCTGGTCTGGTTTTGGCAGGGCTTTTTATGCTCTACATCATTGCTTGGCACTATCTTTACCCAGACCAGCGCCCAGAGCCTGAACCCAAGATGTCTTTCTCAAAGCGTATGGCGGAGAGCCGCTTTCTGCTGCCGCTTTTCGGGCTTGTGTTTATTGTCATCGGCTCGATGTATTCTGGCTATGCCACAGCAACGGAAGCCGCCGCTGTGGGGGTCTTTGGGGCTTTGGTCTTGTCGGCTGTGCAGGGCTCGCTTGATTGGAACACCTTTAAGCAGGCGCTCATGGGGGCAACCAAGACCTCGGCGATGATTGCCTTCATCCTGATGGGCGCAGCGTTCTTGTCGCTGTCTATGGGCTTCACGGGCCTGCCGCGTGCGCTTGCGGGGTTGATTGACAGCTACAATCTTTCGCCGGTTGCGCTGATTGCTGTCTTGACGCTGTTCTATTTGGTGCTTGGCATGTTCATGGACGGGCTGTCCTCGGTGGTTTTGACCATGGCGATTGTCGAGCCGATGATCCGAGCAGCGGGGATTGATGTGATCTGGTTTGGGATCTTCCTCGTGGTGGTGATCGAGACGGCGCAGGTTACGCCGCCGATTGGATTTAATCTGTTCGTTTTGCAAGGCATGACGCGCCATGAGATCAGCTATATCGCCAAAACGGCCATTCCGATGGTTGGCCTCATGCTTTTGATGGTTGTGATCCTTGTTATCTTCCCCGAGTTGGCGACGTGGTTGCCTGACAATATCCGTCAGGGTGCTTCGGGCTAGCGATGCTCGTGGCACTTGGCTTTGTGGCCAAGCACGGGCGCTGGGCGTTGGTGCTTGGTCTTTTGGGTGGGCTAGTGTTGCCCGAGCTTGCACAGGCTTTAAAGCCATGGCTGGCTGAGCTTGTGTTGTTGCTTTTGTTTTTGACAGGGTTGCGTGTTGGCCATCGTGACGCGCTGTTGGGGCTAAAAGGAGTGCGCCGTACGCTTGCGGTTGTGTTGAGTTATCAACTTGCTCTGCCTTTGCTCGCGCTTGCGGGGTTTTGGCTTTTTGGCCTCGCGGGCTCACCCTACGCTATCGCCTTTACATTGATGCTTGCGGCGCCCTCCGTGACGGGGAGCCCGAATATTTCGATCTTGCTTGGCCACGCGCCTGAGCCTGCGTTTCGCCTCCTTATTCTGGGGACCGCGCTGTTGCCGCTGACGGTTATTCCTGTGTTTTGGTTCAGTCCTGAGTTGGGTGATCTGAATGCAGCGCTTTTGGCCTCTGGCAAGTTGCTCCTATCAATTTGGGCTGCCATAGGACTGGCTTTTCTAACACGTCATATCGCTTTGCCCGAGCTAGAAGGAGAGCGCCGCGCCGCTCTTGACGGGGTTATGTCTATCGCGCTTGCGGTTATTGTGATCGGCTTGATGAGTGCTTTGGGGCCTGCGATCAAGGCCATTCCTTTGGAAGTCGGCAAGTGGCTCGCACTCGTGCTCGTGGTGAACTTTGGGTTGCAGGCCTCTGCCTATCTTTTGTTGGGCCAGAACATGGTAGAGGAAGAGGTCGTGCCCTTTTCGATTGTGGCAGGAAACCGCAATGTCGCTTTGTTTTTCGTCGCTTTGCCCGTCACGCAGTCCCCTGAATTTTTGATATTTTTGGGGTGCTATCAGATCCCGATGTATCTCACTGTAATCTTGATGCGGCCCCTGTTTGGCAGGCCGTCAACAGAGTGTTGACGGGTTCGATTTGGGGCTGACACAGGCGGTTTGCTGTGCTTTCAGAGAATAGAATGGGACAGTGGGGGGCTTATGCGCGTTGAATTGAGCGATATTAATGCTGCGCAGCGCGTTATAGCGGGGCTGGCGGATGCTACACCGATGATCCTGTCGCCCTATATGAGCGCGGCCGCTGGTCAGCCGTTTTATTACAAATGCGAGATGATGCAGCCGATCGGGGCGTTCAAGCTACGCGGGGCGATGAATGCTGTTGCGAACCTACCCAAAGGGACGCGCGGTGTAACGTGCTGTTCTACAGGCAACCATGGACGCGGAGTGGCTTATGCCGCTGCCAAGGCGGGGGTACGCGCGGTCATTTGCATGTCGGAGCTTGTGCCTGATGCGAAGGTCGAGGGCATTCGTGCCTTGGGTGCAGAGGTCCGTATCATTGGGCGCTCACAAGATGAGGCGCAGGTTGAAGCGTTGCGGTTGGTGGCTGAAGAGGGGCTGGTCGAAATTTCGCCATTTGACGACGGCTACGTGATTGCAGGGCAGGGCACCATCGGGATTGAAATGCTTGAAACCGTTCCCGAGCTTGAAGCGATATATGTGCCTTTGTCTGGAGGTGGCTTGGCTGCGGGCGTGGCGACGGCTGCCAAGGCGCTCAAGCCTGACATCAAGATATACGGCATTAGTATGGAGCGTGGGGCTGCGATGTATGAGAGCCTCAGAGCAGGCGCTCCTCTGGAAGTTGAAGAAGTGCCGAGTCTTGCTGATAGCCTTGGAGGAGGCATCGGGCTTGAAAACCAGTTGAGCTTTGCAGCCTGCAAAGAGTTGCTCGACGATGTGCTTCTGGTGACTGAGGACGAAATCTACCACGCGATGCAAGTGTTGTTCTATGAGGATCGGCTCATTGCGGAAGGCGCATGTGTTGTCGCGATCGCTGCGATGTTGGCCGGCAAGCTGCCCAAGCCTCGTGGGCCTGTCGCGACGATCCTAACTGGGCGTAACGCTGACATGAAGCAAAGTGCACGAATTTACGCGGGGCAAAGCGTACAGCTCGGCGAACGAGAGATCAAAGGGAGGCCATATGGCACATGACGTTTCTATCGTGACCGAAGCGGAACTGCGTGGTCTGGTTTCGCTCAATGGCGAACTGATCGAAGTTATCGAAAGTGGTTTTGCGGCGCTGGCAAAAGGCAAGGTGACCATGCCGCCGATCTTGTCGATGGAGCTTGAGAAGGCCAACGGCGAGGTCGATGTGAAGACCGCCTATATCGAAGGCTTTGATGGCTTTGCGATCAAGGTGAGCCCTGGATTTTTTGACAACCCCAAGCTTGGTTTGGCGAGTCTCAACGGGCTGATGATCTTTATGTCAGCAAAAACGGGTCTGGTGCAGGCCGTGTTTTTGGACAACGGCTATTTGACCGATCTGCGCACAGCCGCGGCGGGCGCTGTTGCCGCCAAGCACCTTGCGCCAAAAGAGGTCCGTGTTGCAGGTGTGATAGGCACGGGTGTGCAGGCGCGCCTCCAGATGCAGGCCGCACATTTGGTACGCCCGTTTGAGCGGCTCTTGGTCTTTGGGCGCGATATGCAAAAGGCGGCGCGCTGTGCTGCGGATCTGAGTGAAACGCTTGGCATTGATTGCGAAATGACGACGGATGCTGCGGATCTTGTTGCGCAGAGTCAGCTTGTCGTGACGACAACGCCTGCGCGCGAGCCTGTTATCAAGGCTGAGTGGTTGCACAAGGGCCTCCATATCACTGCGATGGGTGCGGATCAGGCAGGCAAAAACGAGATTGACGCCAACGCGCTTGCCAAGGCCGATCACTATGTGGCCGACAATGGCAGTCAATGCATGGTTTCAGGCGAGCTTGAGGCGGCCTTGGCAGCAGGGGTTTGGCCTGAAGGCAAGATGCCGACAGAGCTTGGAGACGTTGTTATTGGAAAGGCTGAGGGACGACGGAGCGAAGCGGATATCACCATCTGCGACCTAACGGGGACAGGTGCTCAGGACACGGCGATTGCCACTTATGTGGCGCAGATTATGGACGGTGTTGGCACGAAAATCAGTACTTAGGGATTTTTGCTCTGGAAATGCGCGCATTCATTTGGCACACAGGTGCTGCGCATTAACCCAACCATCTGCACGCTGAGCTCCGGCATAAAGGTGAGATGCCAACCATAGGAGCATTTTCACATGCTTAAGAACGACCACCTCGAAGCGTGGGACCGCGAGAATTTTTTCCATCCGTCAACACATTTGGCCGAGTTTGCTCGTGGCGTGACGCCTCAGCGGATCATCACGGGAGCCAAGGGCTGCCATATCGAAGACCGCGACGGCAACCGTCTGCTCGACGCCTTTGCGGGGCTTTACTGCGTCAATGTCGGCTATGGGCGTCAAGAAATCGCCGAAGCGATTGCAGCGCAAGCAAAGGAGCTGGCATATTATCACTCCTACGTGGGCCATGGAACCGAGGCGAGCATCACGCTGGCCAAGATGATCCTTGATCGTGCGCCTGAGCACATGAGCAAAGTCTACTTTGGTCTTGGCGGCTCTGACGCCAACGAAACCAACGTCAAACTGATCTGGTATTACAATAATATTCTAGGCCGTCCCGAGAAGAAAAAGATCATCAGCCGTTGGCGCGGATATCACGGGTCTGGGCTTGTGACGGGCTCGCTTACGGGGCTTGAGTTGTTTCACAAGAAGTTTGATCTGCCACTTGCGCAAGTGGTGCACACTGAAGCGCCCTATTATTTCCGCCGTGACAATCTGGAGCAAACTGAAGCTGAGTTTGTTGCGCATTGCGTCGCCGAACTGGAAGCCCTGATTGCGCGTGAAGGTGCTGACACGATCGCGGCGTTTATCGGTGAGCCTGTGCTCGGCACGGGGGGCATTGTGCCACCGCCTGAAGGCTACTGGGCGGCTATTCAGGAGGTTCTTGAGCGCCATGATATTCTGTTGGTGGCGGATGAAGTTGTCACAGGCTTTGGCCGTCTCGGAACGATGTTTGGCTCTGAACACTACGGGATGAAGCCTGATCTCATCACTATCGCCAAAGGCCTCACCTCGGCCTACGCGCCGCTTTCGGGCTCGATTGTGAGCAAGAAAATGTGGGCTGTGTTGGAGCAGGGCACAGACGAAAACGGACCCATCGGCCATGGCTGGACCTATTCTGCGCACCCTATTGGGGCGGCGGCGGGCGTTGCCAATCTCAAGCTTCTGGACGAGCTGAAGCTCATGGAAAATGCAGGCGAAACGGGCGCCTATCTGAACGCGGCCATGGCTGATGCGCTGGGCGATCATGCGCATGTGGGCGAAGTTCGCGGCGAGGGGATGCTCTGTGCTGTTGAATTTGTAAAGGCGCGCGATGGGCGGGTTTATTTTGAGGCGTCTGAGA
This genomic window from Lentibacter algarum contains:
- a CDS encoding ABC transporter permease, with protein sequence MDWSWLPEYLPRFAEGLWLTLQLLFWSILIGMSLAIPIGLVQVTGPRPLAWLARAFTTVIRGTPLLIQLWLIYYGVGSLFPSIPGIRESFLWPVLRDAFPYAVLAFSLSVAGYEGEIMRGAFRGVPKGELEAARAIGMSPFQVLRRVWLPRALQNTFPTLTGEFILTLKATPLAATITVFEVYGIGSIVRQETYKIYEPLLFVAAIYLCLTGILVLGFRYLENRIPKQSRS
- a CDS encoding ABC transporter permease subunit (The N-terminal region of this protein, as described by TIGR01726, is a three transmembrane segment that identifies a subfamily of ABC transporter permease subunits, which specificities that include histidine, arginine, glutamine, glutamate, L-cystine (sic), the opines (in Agrobacterium) octopine and nopaline, etc.); this encodes MENALELLALSPPGWGGNLLRGLWSTFQIALGAYALGLALGLFGAFGKIYGGPVLRGALTVYTTVIRAVPELVLILLLYYLGTDLLNMALTSMGFERMDISGLWAGIYVIGFVQGAYSTEVLRGAFLAVPFGQIEAARAIGMSAFKSHWRIILPAMIPFALPGLANLWLIATKETALLAVVGFSELALETKQAAGATKSYFMFYMAAAVLYLALSLASTGVFALIERHFRRGQPSQS
- a CDS encoding transporter substrate-binding domain-containing protein, yielding MKLKSILGTVAALALTATAATAEIKIGFAAEAYPPFTAKNAAGEWEGFEVHLKNALCAAMEEECVVVDVAWDGIIPALLAGKIDAIVASMSITAERMETINFSDKYYNTPAVLVAPKSMDIGPDSLAGKIVGVQVSTIHQNYAEKHFDGTEIKTYSTFDEHNQDLTAGRVDAVVGDSIAFADYLASAPDMEVKAELNDEEVFGPGVGVGMRKEDTGLAAKFNAAIKQIREDGTYDAIGKKFFDFDIYGG
- a CDS encoding ATP-binding cassette domain-containing protein; this encodes MTDKSNKNTTAATLEVEDLHKSFGDLEVLKGVSMTAREGDVVSIVGSSGSGKSTFLRCINLLELPTAGTIRLSGEDVKFKGSGKDRVPSDKKQVARLRSQLGMVFQSFNLWQHMTVLQNVMEGQVQVLGVPKAEARERAEGILERVGLYDKREQYPAFLSGGQQQRAAIARAVAMEPKVMLFDEPTSALDPELVGEVLKVIRGLAEEGRTMILVTHEMRFARDVSSEVVYLHEGRVEERGAPETIFTNPSSERFASFIQTTH
- a CDS encoding aspartate/glutamate racemase family protein gives rise to the protein MTQPEQQIKPRLGILLLDTAFPRILGDIGNPESWPFHVRYEVVKGATPDAIVKGDPTQMLNAFIEAGQKLIANGCTGITTTCGFLSLLQDDLKSALGVPVATSSLMQIPTINALLPSGKCAAVLTISAESLTAAHLKAAGAPLDTPIIGTDDGAFSTAILGNKPELDVDASKAEITAAAKQLCAAHPHVGALVLECTNMPPYAAAVAEATGLPVYSIYSLVSWFEAGLAPRSF
- a CDS encoding LysR family transcriptional regulator; translation: MRLRFRQLQAFHAIVESGTVTGAAEALGISQPGISNLLAQLERQTGLPLFERVHGRLVQTPEAAMLFREIDTVVRGLDHVTQTVVDLQNKQAGQLQVASQHSMSFGFIPAVIAKFAKDRPDMNISFQSQYSTKIQEWVTSGLFEIGICERPLLYDTLTVYPLHVQTRLAIHRDDPLAQYDVLTPELLGDTPIIAMGPDHMTHRRLREAFADAGIPMRTRVHSHLFKNLLSFVKEGMGVSLLDPFVLEHDFDPRFVSRAFEPAINMDMAVITSATRPLSQTAKDFLELLLKELEPYQTPS